The following are from one region of the Paenibacillus sabinae T27 genome:
- a CDS encoding ring-cleaving dioxygenase, giving the protein MTLQTAGIHHITAFVQDAQRNADFYAGILGLRLVKKTINFDAPEVYHLYFGNENGAPGTIITFFPSPIGRKGRIGSGMVGVTTYAVPAGSLGFWEQRLNAYDIPYTTVHRIGETYLSLADYDGLRVELVEREEGPLSAWSFGGIPVEHAIKGFGGAVLYSINPASTEDTLVNTLGFERIAEGDGYVRFRAAGPYGNIVDIKTDPLPFGAGGSGTVHHIAWRAKDDAEQLEWKDFVESRGFHVTPVQDRNYFNAIYFREEGGILFEIATDPPGFAVDEDSEHLGEKLMLPAWYEPHRAAIETNLAPFEVREIEVKSE; this is encoded by the coding sequence ATGACACTTCAAACTGCAGGTATTCACCATATTACAGCGTTCGTTCAGGACGCTCAGCGGAACGCGGACTTTTATGCAGGCATTCTTGGTTTGCGGCTCGTGAAAAAAACAATCAACTTCGACGCGCCGGAGGTCTATCACCTGTACTTTGGCAACGAAAACGGCGCGCCGGGCACAATCATCACGTTCTTCCCTTCGCCTATCGGACGTAAGGGAAGAATCGGCAGCGGCATGGTCGGCGTGACAACCTATGCCGTGCCTGCCGGGTCGCTTGGATTCTGGGAACAGCGGTTGAACGCCTATGACATCCCGTACACCACCGTTCATCGGATCGGGGAGACCTATCTTTCCCTGGCTGATTACGACGGCCTGCGGGTCGAACTGGTAGAGCGTGAAGAGGGGCCTTTAAGCGCTTGGTCGTTCGGTGGAATTCCGGTAGAGCATGCCATTAAGGGATTCGGCGGAGCGGTGCTGTACAGCATAAATCCGGCGAGCACGGAAGATACGCTGGTCAATACGCTCGGTTTTGAAAGAATCGCCGAAGGAGACGGTTATGTGCGCTTTAGAGCGGCGGGCCCGTACGGCAACATTGTGGATATCAAGACCGACCCGCTGCCTTTTGGGGCGGGGGGAAGCGGTACGGTGCATCATATTGCGTGGCGCGCCAAGGACGACGCCGAGCAGCTGGAGTGGAAAGACTTCGTAGAGAGCCGGGGCTTTCATGTGACTCCGGTGCAGGACCGGAATTACTTCAACGCCATCTACTTCCGTGAAGAAGGCGGCATCCTGTTCGAGATCGCGACAGACCCTCCCGGCTTTGCAGTTGACGAGGACTCCGAACATCTGGGCGAGAAGCTGATGCTCCCGGCATGGTATGAGCCGCACCGGGCGGCGATTGAGACCAATTTGGCACCTTTTGAGGTGCGGGAAATCGAGGTGAAGTCAGAATGA
- a CDS encoding alpha/beta hydrolase: MIHIFRQGTDASKPTLVLFHGTGGDEHDLIPLAEMLSPGSSVLGIRGSVLENGMPRFFRRLAEGVFDEADLIARTHEVKAFLDEAAMKYGFDPARLAAVGYSNGANIAGSLLLHYGNVFSSAVLLHPMVPLRGLTSPSLSGVSVFIGAGVNDPLISKSETEELQELLAGAGADVTVQWSNQGHRVSAAEAEAAKNWLDRQSFQA; encoded by the coding sequence ATGATTCATATTTTCCGCCAAGGTACGGATGCCTCCAAACCGACGCTGGTGCTGTTTCACGGAACGGGCGGCGACGAGCATGATCTGATTCCGCTCGCCGAGATGCTCTCTCCGGGCTCTTCCGTCCTCGGGATACGCGGCAGCGTGCTGGAGAACGGGATGCCCCGTTTCTTCCGCCGCCTGGCGGAAGGCGTGTTCGACGAGGCGGATCTGATTGCCCGAACGCATGAAGTTAAGGCCTTTCTGGACGAGGCGGCGATGAAATACGGCTTCGATCCGGCCCGCCTTGCCGCCGTCGGGTATTCCAACGGAGCCAACATTGCAGGCAGTCTGCTGCTGCATTACGGAAATGTATTTTCTTCCGCGGTGCTGCTGCATCCGATGGTTCCGCTGCGGGGGCTGACATCGCCGTCCTTAAGCGGCGTGTCCGTCTTCATCGGAGCTGGGGTCAACGACCCGCTCATTTCAAAGTCGGAGACCGAAGAGCTTCAGGAGCTGCTGGCCGGTGCGGGCGCGGACGTAACCGTGCAATGGAGCAATCAGGGGCACCGGGTGAGCGCCGCCGAAGCGGAGGCCGCGAAGAATTGGCTGGATCGCCAAAGCTTCCAGGCTTAA